Proteins encoded within one genomic window of Rhododendron vialii isolate Sample 1 chromosome 1a, ASM3025357v1:
- the LOC131330376 gene encoding protein FAR1-RELATED SEQUENCE 5-like: protein MGRNGQVMRKEYACYKEGARRNSEATSRLQGLTREGCDAKLVVVRKREVFVVSKFVKGHNNELTTPRKVHLLKSHLQVSVAQKALTQQLSAANVSTYQQISIFELQVGGLENVEFLPQDLYNDKRDMKNVVHGHDVNMLYEHFENEQQKNPGFRFTFERDDKDRMTHCFRADATSRKSYQYFGDVVVFDTTYYTNKYFLIFAPILGVNHHRKTPFIGCAFLSDEKTDSFVWFFNEWSKAMPGGPPKMIITDQDPAMTKANACDLPNMFHRYCIWHIISKFSEKLGALSYKEHYDELKKCIWNSETPGEFDARWANIVGNSKLSNNKWL, encoded by the coding sequence ATGGGTCGGAATGGTCAAGTAATGAGGAAGGAGTACGCTTGTTACAAAGAAGGGGCGAGGAGAAATTCTGAGGCCACTTCACGGCTTCAGGGTTTAACTAGAGAAGGTTGTGATGCAAAACTTGTTGTCGTGAGAAAACGTGAAGTGTTTGTTGTATCCAAATTTGTCAAGGGTCATAACAACGAGCTTACGACGCCAAGAAAGGTGCATTTGTTGAAATCTCATCTTCAAGTGTCAGTTGCACAAAAAGCTTTAACGCAACAATTATCAGCTGCTAATGTGTCAACTTACCAACAAATAAGTATTTTTGAGTTGCAAGTTGGGGGTCttgaaaatgttgaatttttACCACAAGACCTTTATAATGATAAAAGAGATATGAAGAATGTAGTACATGGACATGACGTGAACATGTTGTATGAGCATTTCGAGAATGAACAACAAAAGAATCCAGGCTTTAGGTTTACATTCGAGAGAGATGACAAGGATAGAATGACTCATTGTTTTAGGGCGGATGCGACCTCTAGAAAGTCATATCAATATTTTGGGGACGTGGTAGTATTTGATACTACATACTacacaaacaaatattttttgatttttgcacCTATATTGGGGGTCAATCACCACAGGAAGACACCATTTATTGGGTGTGCATTCTTGAGTGACGAAAAAACTGATTCGTTTGTGTGGTTTTTCAATGAATGGTCAAAAGCGATGCCAGGTGGACCAcccaaaatgatcataactgatCAAGATCCGGCAATGACAAAAGCAAATGCTTGTGATCTTCCGAATATGTTTCATAGATATTGCATTTGGCATATTATAAgtaaattttctgaaaaattgggTGCACTGTCATATAAGGAACATTATGATGAGTTGAAGAAATGTATATGGAATTCTGAAACACCTGGAGAGTTCGATGCAAGATGGGCTAATATTGTAGGAAACTCTAAATTGTCCAACAATAAATGGTTGTAG